One region of Bombus affinis isolate iyBomAffi1 chromosome 3, iyBomAffi1.2, whole genome shotgun sequence genomic DNA includes:
- the LOC126914377 gene encoding dystonin isoform X5, with translation MSTQAYYKERLGFDPADTVAEHHREQRSQHGYEESLSKFKGQNENGFSWMMEGRENWRVEGATEHRSGSTQAFWGCWAMFIEAHDERDAIQKKTFTKWVNKHLKKHWKYVKTYTCLHVCVLVNNQPCCSPTASRHVGDLFEDLRDGHNLISLLEVLSGEHLPRERGRMRFHMLQNVQMALDFLRYKKIKLVNIRAEDIVDGNPKLTLGLIWTIILHFQSWRRKISDIVVGQESNVTAREALLRWARRSTARYPGVRVTDFTGSWRDGLAFSALIHRNRPDLVDWKGARASQPRERLDRVFYVAEREYGVTRLLDPEDVDTPEPDEKSLITYISSLYDVFPEPPTIHPLYDAEDQRRSEEYRELASSLHMWIREKMCLMQERVFPPTLIEMKNLAAGSTKFKNEEVPPRYRDKQRLSYIFRDLQKYFEAVGEVDIEPHLRIEVIEENWNRLMMLHQEREQAIIDEIKRLERLQRLAEKVHREMKATDNRLEELERRVEDEARRLDRLHPLEAKHAVDLLEQDIRNTEVQIQNIFPDVHTLTEGRYSQAAELRKRVQKLHQRWVALRSLLHKRLVQPLSAVSFPVEERVVTKHRTTVHETRLVDTNPHFRALHDCIDWCKAKIKQLQDADYGSDLPSVQNELEVHQREHKNIEQFHPKVERCVQAKSHFHAEELTLYSQHLTVLQKLHTELLAASNKRLSDLDTLHDFIQSATNELVWLSSKEETEVTRDWSDKNLNVQSIEQYYERTFGSGIESLMSDLEKREIQFSAVQDRGEALVLQHHPAAKTIEAYMSAMQSQWTWLLQLTLCLEVHLKHAAQSQQFFRDVQQAEQWISKRDESLNTIYSQSEFSLDEGERLLKGMQELREELNSYGDHVQKLVDQAKDVVPMKQRRQPVARPMQVTCVCSYKQVNMSIEKGEQCTLYDNSGRIKWRVKNQEGVESPVPGVCFALQPPDKDALDAAERLRRQYDRSVGLWQRKQLRLRQNMIFATIKVVKGWDLPQFLAMGQDQRTAIRKALNEDADKLLSEGDPADPQLRRLKRETAEVNKLFDELEKRARAEEESKNAGRIFNEQISAIQEALDEAERVLNTRIAAPLPRDIDSLEHLVLQHKDFEQTLKRQTSDLDKVQQTFRGITLKTPAMRNKLDAVTTKWTNIWNSSNLYIERLKCVEIVLSSLEENTTSVSELEVKLASFDELPPDLKGLQNVLEDLMVLQNAISQQQTAMDKLNEDTQNARHVVEKSRPSHRGSHSDMDRLDDEVNKLNSRWTNLCAQLVERVRSAEAAYGLAQQLEHAYRNEVDFIDESYEKLEVENAKNLLNKVVERAPAIEAVNVTGSRLIREGKIYGQRLRAFTEQLEDICPSLDASVKKPRREFVSTVDDVARDLDTLNKRYTTLVELLQERVTQLAAQQTEETSQQFQEALEGLQKWLTDTEEMVSNQKSPSSDYNVVKAQLQEQKFLKKMLMDQQNSMSSSYNMGQEVAAEAEPKEQKKIEKQLKDLMARFDNLTESAAKRMEALEQAMGVAKQFQDKLIPLQTWLDKTEKRVRDMELVPTDEEKIQQRVTEHDGLHEDILSKKPEFSELTEVASQLMSLVGEDEAAALADKLQDAADRYAALVERSESLGNLLQRSRQGLRHLVLSYQELQAWMEGMEIRLSKYRVLAVHTEKLLQQMEDLADLTEEVSTRQTEVDSTTDTGLELMKHISSDEALQLKDKLDSLQRRFNDLVSRGSDLLKHAQESLPLVQQFHDNHNRLMDWMQAAESALQSAEPREDEIIRLEMEISEYRPVLDKINAVGPQLSQLSPGEGAATIEALVIRDNRRFAAIAEQIQRKAERLQLSKQRSLEVIGDIDDLLEWFHEVDNQLREAEPPSSEPEIIRVQLKEHKALNDDISSQKGRVRDVISTAKKVIRENGQYEDKSTIRENMEDLRETMEIVSGLSMDRLGALEQALPLAEHLRDTHIDLVSWLEEAEQQVAMLPMPALRPDLIAAQQDKNEFLVQSINEHKPLVEKLNKTGEALLKLCNEEEGMKIQDILEADTTRYAALRAELRGRQQTLEQALQESSQFSDKLEGMLRALSSTADQVNGAEPISAHPGRLRDQMEENSALVDELAQRSEAYAAVRRAADDVISKAGNRADPAVKDIKRKLDKLNKLWSDVQKSTTDRGQTLDEALAIAEKFWSELNGVMSTLRELQDALAGQAPPAAQPAAIQQQQVALQEIRHEIDQTKPDVEQVRASGHELMGLCGEPDKPDVRKHIEDLDQAWDNVTALYARREENLIDAMEKAMEFHETLQNLLEFLQEAEDKFSSMGLLGSDIDEVKKQIKQLANFKAEVDPHMVKVEALNRSLIRQAAELTERTSSEQAAAIKEPLGAVNRRWDGLLRGLVERQRLLENALLRLGQFQHALDELLVWIEKTDDTLDNLKAVAGDPQVIEVELAKLKVLVNDIQAHQTSVDTLNDAGRQLIEDGKGTAEASTTAEKLGTLNRRWRDLLQRAADRQRELEDALREAQTFTAEIQDLLSWLGDVDNTIVASKPVGGLPETASEQLERFMEVYNELEQNRLKVESVLQQGQAYLKRADSTSAGGLNHNLRTLKQRWDNVTARASDKKIKLEIALKEATEFHDALQSFVDWLTNAEKILTNLKPVSRVMETILGQIEEHKAFQKDVGVHRETMLNLDKKGTHLKYFSQKQDVILIKNLLISVQHRWERVVSKSAERTRALDHGYKEAREFHDAWSNIMNWLDETEKTLDEVASDGALGGNDPEKIKARLNKHRELQKALSAKQGTYDATMKNGKSLKDKAPKSDEFALKELLNELKNKWTTVCGKCVDRQRKLEEALLFSGQFKDAIQALLEWLSKSEKQLADTGPLYGDLDTVMNLVEQHKTFEKDLESRVSQMESVIKTGRELLAKATPDDASAIGSQLAEINNLWDTVTKLSSDKTERLQEALREAERLHKAVHVLLEWLSDAEMKLRFAGQLPEDEQESRNQLMEHEKFLRELSTKEIEKDQTLELAHVILAKAHPDGALVIKHWITIIQSRWEEVSTWAQQRNQRLENHMRGLQDLDNLLEELLSWLEGLENTLNALEAEPLPDDKATLEMLIVDHREFMENTSRRQNEVDRVCKARQIKSAKDTMKITKAKSPAPTRASPGRERTPDLLPHIGPRFPPKGSKGAEPEFRSPRVKLLWDRWRHVWMLAWERQRRLQDKYNYIQELDRVANFSWEDWRKRFLKFMNHKKSRLTDLFRKMDKNNDGLIPREDFIQGIMNTKFETSRLEMGAVADLFDRHGEGLIDWKEFIAALRPDWEERRTYNDTDKIHDEVKRLVMLCTCRQKFRVFQVGEGKYRFGDSQKLRLVRILRSTVMVRVGGGWVALDEFLLKNDPCRVFLMPIPDPNKPEQHEGWCPLAKGRTNIELREQFILADGVSQTMTAFRSKPSPTSTLQRTPISSANAGPITKVRERSARSVPMGQSRASRSSLSAGTPDSLSDNESSFKLGSARKTSTPYRSSMTPGGSRPSSRPTSRPTSRPTSRPGSRPASRQGSKPPSRYGSTQSLDSTDDSTNVSRIPRRTAVSTTGNTPTSSRHNSVSGKRLSVNGSSSRPRTPTGLVSPASGVPASRSRIPVYVGTDIKSPQSTTSNISTHSTQSNYSTVSTDSTGSSSMCTNSATNTSSAVKRARTRTPSSGSSTPLPPSLKLSRKPSGASDTSVSTTPATKRKGKPTPIDQRAPFRL, from the exons ATGTCCACTCAAGCTTATTACAAGGAGAGGCTCGGTTTCGATCCGGCCGATACCGTGGCGGAACATCATCGTGAGCAGAGATCGCAGCACGGATACGAGGAGTCTCTTTCCAAGTTCAAAGGTCAGAACGAAAATGGATTTTCGTGGATGATGGAAGGACGGGAAAATTGGCGGGTAGAAGGGGCCACAGAACACCGTTCCGGCAGCACTCAGGCTTTCTGGGGTTGCTGGGCGATGTTCATCGAGGCGCACG ACGAACGAGACGCGATCCAAAAGAAAACATTTACCAAATGGGTGAACAAGCATCTGAAAAAG CATTGGAAGTACGTGAAG ACTTACACGTGCCTACACGTGTGCGTCCTTGTGAACAACCAACCATGCTGTTCCCCCACT GCCAGCAGACATGTCGGAGATCTGTTCGAAGACCTGCGGGACGGGCACAACCTCATTTCCTTGCTGGAGGTACTCTCGGGCGAGCATCTT CCGCGAGAGAGAGGTCGGATGCGTTTCCACATGCTGCAGAACGTACAAATGGCTCTTGACTTTTTGCGCTATAAGAAGATCAAGCTCGTTAATATTCGTGCTGAAGACATTGTCGATGGAAACCCAAAGTTGACTCTAGGTTTGATATGGACCATCATACTTCACTTCCAG AGCTGGCGTCGCAAG aTATCCGATATCGTAGTGGGTCAGGAATCGAACGTGACTGCCCGCGAAGCTCTTCTGAGATGGGCCAGACGATCGACGGCGCGTTATCCTGGAGTGCGCGTCACGGACTTTACCGGATCGTGGAGGGACGGGCTAGCTTTCAGCGCATTAATCCATCGAAACAGACCAGATCTGGTCGATTGGAAAGGTGCTCGTGCTAGTCAACCACGAGAGCGGCTCGATCGGGTCTTCTACGTCGCGGAGCGCGAGTATGGCGTTACGAGGCTTCTCGATCCCGAAG ACGTGGACACTCCTGAACCGGATGAGAAGTCCTTGATAACGTACATCTCTTCGCTCTACGACGTGTTCCCGGAGCCGCCAACGATTCACCCGTTGTACGATGCCGAGGACCAGAGGCGCTCGGAGGAATATAGAGAGCTAGCTAGTTCCCTCCACATGTGGATCCGCGAAAAAATGTGCCTGATGCAGGAACGTGTCTTCCCGCCGACCTTgatagaaatgaaaaatttggcGGCCGGCAGTACGAAATTCAAGAATGAGGAAGTACCGCCCAGATACAGAGACAAACAACGACTTTCTTACATCTTCAGGGATTTGCAAAAGTACTTCGAAGCGGTCGGTGAGGTGGACATCGAACCTCACTTACGTATCGAGGTTATTGAAGAAAATTGGAATAGATTGATGATGCTGCATCAGGAAAGAGAACAGGCGATAATCGACGAAATTAAACG ACTCGAACGACTGCAACGATTAGCAGAGAAAGTGCACAGAGAGATGAAGGCGACCGACAATCGATTGGAGGAACTCGAGAGACGAGTGGAGGACGAAGCCAGGCGTCTCGATCGACTTCATCCTCTGGAAGCGAAACATGCGGTGGATCTTTTGGAACAGGATATTCGTAACACCGAGGTCCAGAtccaaaatatttttccagACGTGCATACACTTACCGAGGGGCGATACAGTCAGGCGGCCGAACTTCGCAAAAG AGTTCAGAAGCTACATCAACGGTGGGTCGCCCTGCGATCTCTTCTTCATAAACGTTTGGTACAGCCGCTGTCGGCCGTATCTTTCCCGGTAGAAGAACGCGTCGTTACGAAACACCGTACTACCGTCCATGAAACCCGATTGGTCGACACCAATCCACATTTCCGTGCGTTACACGACTGCATCGACTGGTGTAAGGCGAAGATCAAACAGCTCCAGGATGCAGACTATGGCTCCGATTTACCTAGCGTGCAGAACGAACTGGAGGTTCACCAAAGAGAACACAAGAATATCGAGCAGTTCCATCCTAAAGTGGAGAGATGTGTGCAGGCTAAGAGCCACTTTCACGCCGAGGAATTGACATTGTACAGCCAACATCTGACTGTTCTTCAAAAACTTCACACTGAATTATTGGCGGCCTCGAATAAGAGACTTTCCGATTTGGACACTCTACATGACTTTATACAATCGGCGACTAATGAACTGGTTTGGCTGAGTTCTAAGGAGGAGACGGAGGTGACACGCGATTGGAGTGACAAGAATTTGAACGTGCAAAGTATCGAGCAGTATTACGAG CGTACGTTTGGATCTGGTATAGAG TCCCTTATGAGCGACCTAGAGAAGCGGGAGATTCAATTCTCCGCGGTGCAAGATCGAGGCGAAGCTCTGGTCCTTCAACATCATCCCGCCGCGAAAACAATCGAAGCTTACATGTCCGCCATGCAGAGTCAATGGACCTGGCTTCTTCAATTAACTCTTTGTCTAGAAGTTCATCTGAAACACGCAGCACAGAGTCAACAATTTTTCCGGGATGTTCAACAGGCTGAACAGTGGATCTCGAAGAGAGATGAGTCGCTCAACACCATTTATTCCCAATCAGAATTCTCCTTGGACGAGGGTGAACGTTTATTGAAGGGTATGCAAGAACTGCGCGAAGAATTGAATAGTTACGGCGATCATGTGCAGAAACTGGTTGATCAAGCGAAGGACGTGGTTCCTATGAAGCAACGTCGACAGCCTGTGGCACGGCCTATGCAAGTTACGTGCGTCTGCAGTTACAAACAAGTCAAC ATGTCGATTGAGAAGGGCGAACAGTGTACGTTATACGACAACTCTGGTAGGATAAAATGGCGCGTAAAGAATCAAGAAGGCGTCGAGTCCCCTGTTCCAGGCGTCTGCTTTGCTCTTCAGCCACCTGATAAGGATGCTCTCGATGCTGCGGAAAGATTGCGACGACAATATGATCGAAGCGTTGGATTATGGCAACGGAAACAGCTTCGATTACGACAAAACATGATTTTCGCGACCATCAAAGTGGTCAAAGGCTGGGATCTACCGCAGTTCTTGGCTATGGGTCAGGATCAGAGAACTGCTATCAGAAAAGCCTTGAACGAGGATGCTGATAAACTGCTGTCCGAGGGCGATCCTGCTGATCCACAATTGAGGCGACTGAAGCGAGAAACGGCCGAAGTGAACAAATTGTTCGATGAACTGGAGAAACGTGCCAGAGCGGAGGAAGAGTCAAAGAACGCGGGACGTATTTTCAATGAACAGATATCTGCCATTCAAGAAGCATTAGACGAAGCAGAGAGAGTTCTGAATACTCGCATAGCTGCGCCATTACCAAGAGACATTGACAGCTTAGAACATCTGGTTCTGCAACACAAAGATTTCGAGCAAACTCTCAAACGTCAAACATCAGATCTAGATAAAGTTCAGCAAACTTTCCGTGGTATTACTTTGAAGACTCCAGCCATGAGAAACAAGCTCGACGCTGTTACCACCAAATGGACAAATATTTGGAACTCGAGCAATCTGTACATCGAGCGGCTAAAGTGTGTTGAGATCGTGCTTTCTAGTCTTGAGGAGAACACAACCTCGGTATCCGAATTGGAAGTGAAATTGGCATCGTTCGACGAGCTGCCACCGGACCTGAAGGGATTACAGAATGTACTAGAAGATCTGATGGTGCTTCAAAATGCCATCTCTCAACAGCAAACTGCAATGGATAAACTGAACGAAGATACGCAGAACGCAAGACATGTTGTTGAAAAGTCGAGGCCAAGTCATCGTGGCTCTCATTCTGATATGGATCGCTTAGACGATGAAGTGAACAAACTAAACTCCAGATGGACCAATCTCTGTGCTCAGTTGGTCGAAAGAGTTCGCAGCGCGGAAGCAGCTTATGGCCTAGCTCAACAGTTAGAACATGCCTACCGTAACGAGGTTGACTTTATTGACGAATCGTACGAAAAACTCGAGGTGGAGAATGCGAAG AATCTATTGAACAAGGTGGTAGAACGAGCGCCGGCGATCGAAGCAGTAAATGTGACGGGCAGTCGATTGATTCGTGAAGGAAAG ATCTACGGACAAAGGCTTCGAGCGTTCACGGAACAGCTGGAAGATATCTGCCCGTCTTTGGATGCTTCGGTGAAAAAACCGCGACGAGAGTTCGTCTCAACGGTTGATGACGTCGCTCGTGATCTAGATACTCTGAACAAGAGGTACACCACGCTGGTGGAACTTCTTCAGGAACGGGTTACACAGCTGGCAGCGCAACAAACCGAGGAGACATCTCAACAG TTCCAGGAGGCTCTGGAGGGTCTCCAGAAATGGCTAACGGACACAGAGGAAATGGTATCCAACCAGAAATCACCATCGTCGGATTACAACGTAGTTAAGGCGCAATTACAAGAGCAAAAATTCCTGAAGAAGATGCTAATGGATCAGCAAAACTCAATGTCCTCCTCGTACAACATGGGCCAAGAAGTGGCGGCTGAGGCGGAGCCTAAGGAACAGAAGAAGATCGAGAAACAACTAAAAGATTTGATGGCAAGATTCGATAATCTTACGGAAAGCGCTGCTAAGAGAATGGAAGCACTCGAACAAGCGATGGGAGTAGCGAAACAGTTCCAGGATAAACTGATACCACTTCAAACTTGGCTGGACAAGACCGAAAAACGCGTGAGAGATATGGAGTTGGTTCCAACGGACGAGGAAAAAATCCAGCAACGCGTTACCGAACACGATGGTCTTCACGAGGATATTCTGTCAAAGAAACCTGAATTCAGTGAACTTACAGAGGTTGCTAGTCAACTAATGTCCCTGGTAGGCGAGGATGAAGCCGCTGCTTTGGCTGACAAACTTCAGGATGCGGCTGATAGATACGCTGCATTGGTCGAACGATCGGAATCTCTTGGTAACTTGCTTCAACGTTCGAGACAGGGTTTACGTCATCTGGTACTCAGCTATCAAGAACTTCAGGCTTGGATGGAGGGTATGGAAATCAGATTGTCGAAATACAGAGTGCTGGCCGTGCATACGGAGAAGCTTCTTCAACAAATGGAAGACCTAGCTGACTTGACCGAAGAGGTTTCGACTCGACAGACGGAAGTAGACAGTACCACCGATACTGGATTGGAATTAATGAAACACATCTCGAGCGACGAGGCGCTTCAATTGAAAGATAAACTCGATTCTTTGCAACGGCGATTTAATGATTTGGTTAGTCGAGGTTCCGACTTGCTGAAGCACGCGCAAGAGTCTCTTCCATTGGTGCAACAATTCCATGATAATCATAATCGTTTAATGGATTGGATGCAGGCTGCGGAATCGGCTCTGCAATCAGCCGAACCTCGCGAGGATGAAATTATTAGATTAGAAATGGAAATATCGGAATATAGACCAGTTCTAGACAAGATCAACGCCGTTGGGCCGCAGTTGTCTCAGTTATCTCCGGGTGAAGGGGCGGCGACTATCGAAGCTCTAGTCATCAGAGACAACAGGAGATTCGCCGCCATTGCCGAGCAGATTCAACGAAAGGCTGAGAGGCTTCAGCTGAGTAAGCAACGTTCGCTGGAAGTGATCGGTGATATCGACGATTTACTAGAATGGTTCCATGAAGTGGATAATCAATTGAGGGAAGCAGAACCACCGAGCAGCGAACCGGAAATCATCAGGGTACAATTGAAGGAGCATAAAGCCTTGAACGACGACATATCCAGTCAGAAAGGACGTGTTAGGGATGTTATATCCACGGCAAAGAAGGTGATCCGTGAAAATGGTCAATACGAGGACAAATCTACGATCAGAGAAAATATGGAGGACTTACGAGAAACCATGGAAATCGTATCCGGTCTTTCAATGGATAGACTCGGTGCTCTGGAACAAGCTTTGCCATTGGCTGAACATTTACGCGACACTCACATTGATTTAGTCAGCTGGTTAGAGGAGGCTGAACAACAAGTCGCAATGCTTCCTATGCCTGCTTTAAGACCCGATCTAATAGCCGCCCAACAGGACAAGAATGAGTTCCTCGTGCAGAGTATCAACGAACACAAACCTTTGGTCGAGAAGCTGAACAAAACTGGTGAAGCATTGTTGAAGCTGTGCAATGAAGAAGAAGGTATGAAAATACAGGACATATTGGAAGCAGACACTACTCGATATGCAGCCCTCAGAGCAGAACTTCGTGGTCGACAGCAGACTCTCGAACAAGCACTTCAGGAATCTTCTCAGTTCTCCGACAAGCTGGAAGGAATGCTGCGTGCTCTCTCATCAACTGCCGATCAAGTAAATGGCGCCGAACCGATCAGCGCTCATCCTGGTCGGTTAAGAGATCAGATGGAAGAGAATTCCGCTCTGGTCGACGAATTGGCTCAAAGATCCGAGGCCTATGCGGCTGTGAGGAGGGCCGCCGATGACGTGATCAGCAAGGCAGGTAATAGAGCTGATCCAGCCGTAAAGGACATCAAACGGAAGCTGGACAAATTGAACAAACTATGGAGCGACGTGCAAAAGTCGACGACCGACAGAGGTCAAACGTTAGACGAAGCTTTGGCGATCGCCGAAAAATTCTGGTCCGAGTTGAATGGCGTGATGTCGACTCTGCGAGAGCTTCAGGATGCTCTTGCTGGTCAGGCGCCACCAGCAGCTCAACCTGCTGCCATCCAACAGCAACAGGTTGCCTTGCAGGAGATTAGGCACGAAATCGACCAAACGAAACCAGATGTCGAGCAAGTACGAGCTTCTGGTCACGAGTTGATGGGTCTTTGCGGTGAGCCAGACAAACCAGATGTTAGAAAGCATATTGAAGATTTGGATCAAGCATGGGATAACGTGACTGCCCTATATGCCAGAAGAGAGGAAAATCTGATCGATGCTATGGAGAAGGCCATGGAGTTCCACGAGACCTTGCAAAATCTTTTGGAGTTCCTACAAGAAGCCGAGGACAAGTTCTCCAGTATGGGACTGCTAGGAAGCGACATCGACGAAGTTAAAAAACAGATCAAACAATTGGCCAATTTCAAAGCCGAAGTAGATCCTCACATGGTCAAGGTCGAAGCTCTAAACAG GAGTCTGATAAG ACAAGCTGCCGAACTGACAGAGAGAACGTCCTCGGAACAAGCTGCGGCCATCAAAGAACCGCTTGGTGCCGTTAACAGACGGTGGGACGGACTGCTTCGAGGTCTCGTGGAGAGGCAAAGACTCTTGGAGAACGCGTTACTACGTCTAGGGCAATTCCAGCACGCTCTAGACGAGTTGTTGGTATGGATCGAGAAGACGGACGACACTTTGGATAACTTGAAGGCCGTTGCCGGCGATCCTCAAGTGATCGAAGTGGAATTAGCTAAACTGAAAGTACTTGTGAATGATATTCAAGCCCATCAGACCAGCGTGGACACTCTGAACGACGCTGGAAGACAGTTAATAGAGGATGGAAAGGGAACAGCCGAAGCTTCGACGACTGCTGAGAAATTAGGCACTTTGAATCGTCGTTGGCGCGATTTGTTGCAACGTGCTGCTGATCGTCAACGAGAACTGGAAGATGCGCTTAGAGAAGCGCAAACCTTTACGGCGGAGATACAGGACCTTTTGTCTTGGCTGGGTGATGTGGACAATACCATAGTAGCTTCGAAACCTGTTGGAGGATTGCCGGAAACGGCTTCAGAACAGTTAGAACGCTTTATGGAAGTGTACAACGAATTGGAACAAAATCGTTTGAAAGTCGAATCGGTTCTTCAACAAGGACAAGCATACTTGAAGCGTGCCGATTCTACTAGTGCCGGTGGTCTGAATCACAACTTGAGGACTTTGAAACAACGATGGGATAATGTGACTGCTCGCGCAAGTGATAAAAAGATCAAGCTTGAGATCGCTCTGAAAGAGGCTACAGAGTTCCACGATGCACTCCAATCGTTTGTCGATTGGTTAACCAACGCGGAGAAGATTCTCACGAATCTGAAACCTGTGTCGAGGGTAATGGAAACTATACTCGGACAGATAGAGGAACACAAAGCGTTTCAGAAAGACGTTGGAGTTCATCGTGAGACTATGCTGAACCTCGATAAGAAGGGCACGCATTTGAAATACTTTTCACAGAAACAGGACGTGATTCTAATCAAAAACTTGTTGATAAGTGTGCAACACAGATGGGAAAGAGTAGTTTCGAAGTCTGCAGAGAGAACCAGGGCTCTTGATCACGGATACAAAGAGGCCAGAGAATTCCACGATGCTTGGTCCAATATAATGAACTGGCTCGACGAAACGGAGAAGACTTTGGACGAGGTTGCCAGTGATGGCGCCCTTGGAGGAAATGATCCAGAGAAGATCAAAGCTAGATTGAATAAGCACCGTGAATTGCAGAAAGCTCTCAGCGCCAAACAGGGTACCTATGACGCAACTATGAAGAATGGAAAATCATTAAAAGACAAAGCGCCTAAAAGCGACGAATTTGCTCTAAAAGAACTTTTGAATGAGTTGAAGAACAAGTGGACCACTGTTTGTGGTAAGTGCGTGGATAGACAGAGGAAGCTCGAGGAAGCATTGTTGTTCTCGGGACAATTCAAGGACGCTATTCAAGCGTTGCTGGAATGGCTTAGTAAGTCTGAGAAGCAGCTGGCGGACACCGGTCCACTTTATGGCGACCTTGATACTGTAATGAATTTGGTTGAACAACATAAGACCTTCGAGAAGGATCTCGAATCCAGAGTCTCTCAGATGGAATCTGTAATCAAAACGGGTCGCGAGCTTCTTGCTAAGGCGACACCTGATGATGCATCTGCTATAGGATCACAGCTTGCTGAAATAAATAATCTTTGGGACACGGTAACCAAGTTGTCCTCTGACAAGACTGAACGACTCCAAGAAGCCCTCAGAGAGGCTGAACGCCTTCACAAGGCAGTTCACGTACTTCTGGAGTGGCTGAGTGATGCTGAGATGAAGCTGAGATTCGCTGGACAGTTGCCGGAAGACGAACAGGAGAGCAGGAATCAGTTGATGGAACACGAAAAGTTCTTGCGTGAATTAAGCaccaaagaaattgaaaaagatcAAACATTGGAGCTGGCTCACGTGATTCTTGCAAAGGCACACCCTGACGGAGCTTTGGTTATCAAACACTGGATCACGATCATTCAGTCCAGATGGGAGGAGGTTTCCACCTGGGCCCAACAAAGGAATCAAAGATTGGAGAATCATATGCGAGGACTTCAG GACCTCGACAATCTTCTGGAAGAACTACTGTCATGGTTAGAAGGTTTGGAGAACACTCTCAACGCTCTCGAAGCTGAGCCTCTACCAGACGATAAAGCTACTTTAGAAATGCTGATTGTGGATCACAGAGAATTTATGGAGAACACCAGTCGAAGACAGAACGAAGTTGACCGCGTCTGCAAAGCCAGACAGATCAAATCTGCGAAAGATACGATGAAGATAACGAAGGCTAAGTCACCTGCTCCAAC CCGAGCCAGCCCAGGCCGTGAGAGAACGCCCGATTTGTTGCCGCACATCGGCCCACGGTTCCCACCCAAAGGAAG CAAAGGTGCCGAACCGGAGTTCCGTAGTCCCAGAGTAAAACTGCTGTGGGACAGGTGGAGACACGTTTGGATGTTGGCGTGGGAACGTCAACGTCGTTTACAGGATAAGTATAATTATATCCAAGAACTGGACCGTGTCGCAAACTTCAGCTGGGAGGATTGGCGCAAGAGA TTCCTGAAATTCATGAACCACAAAAAGTCCAGATTAACAGATCTCTTCAGGAAAATGGATAAGAATAACGACGGACTGATTCCACGGGAGGACTTCATTCAAGGAATCATGAACACCA AATTCGAGACTTCACGGTTAGAAATGGGAGCGGTCGCAGATTTGTTCGATCGCCACGGTGAAGGATTGATAGATTGGAAAGAATTCATCGCAGCTCTAAGACCAGACTGGGAGGAACGCAGAACCTATAACGACACTGACAAGATTCACGATGAAGTGAAACGATTGGTGATGCTTTGTACTTGTCGCCAGAAATTCCGTGTATTTCAAGTTGGCGAAGGAAAATATAGG TTTGGAGACAGTCAAAAGTTGCGGTTGGTTCGGATTCTACGATCGACCGTGATGGTACGAGTCGGTGGTGGATGGGTAGCATTGGACgaatttctattaaaaaatgATCCTTGCCGCG TTTTTCTAATGCCGATACCGGACCCTAACAAACCGGAACAACATGAGGGTTGGTGTCCGCTCG CCAAGGGAAGAACGAATATCGAGCTGCGAGAACAATTCATATTGGCGGATGGCGTCAGCCAGACAATGACGGCGTTCAGATCGAAACCGAGCCCAACCTCGACGCTGCAGCGTACGCCAATCTCATCCGCGAATGCCGGACCCATCACCAAG GTGAGAGAACGCAGCGCTCGCAGCGTTCCCATGGGACAGTCACGAGCATCGCGCTCTTCGTTGAGCGCTGGAACGCCGGACAGCCTAAGCGACAACGAGAGCTCCTTCAAGCTTGGCTCCGCCAGAAAAACAAGTACACCCTACAGAAGCTCTATGACACCGG GCGGTAGTCGACCATCGAGTAGACCAACCTCGAGACCAACGTCCAGACCAACCAGTAGACCCGGAAGTAGGCCCGCATCCAGGCAAGGAAGCAAACCACCGAGTCGCTATGGTTCCACACAGTCGTTGGATAGTACTG ATGATTCGACAAATGTGAGCCGCATTCCACGCAGAACGGCTGTGAGCACGACAGGCAATACTCCCACTTCTAGCAGACACAATAGCGTGTCAGGAAAGCGCTTATCGGTGAACGGTTCGAGCTCACGACCTCGAACGCCCACCGGCCTGGTTAGTCCTGCCAGTGGTGTTCCAGCGAG CCGTTCGAGGATCCCCGTATATGTGGGCACGGATATAAAATCCCCACAATCGACGACCAGCAATATTTCCACTCATTCTACGCAAAGCAACTACTCGACGGTTTCTACCGATTCTACCGG GAGCAGCTCGATGTGTACAAATTCAGCAACTAACACCTCGTCGGCCGTTAAGCGAGCTAG AACAAGGACACCGTCCAGTGGATCGAGCACGCCACTGCCGCCTTCTTTGAAGCTATCGAGGAAACCTTCTGGAGCATCGGATACGTCCGTATCGACCACACCGGCCACTAAACGAAAAGGCAAACC